In Dromiciops gliroides isolate mDroGli1 chromosome 5, mDroGli1.pri, whole genome shotgun sequence, the following are encoded in one genomic region:
- the LOC122728904 gene encoding early activation antigen CD69-like yields the protein MQTREELPGQETSPLHMERGMQSKTRNSMMTTESEGSLQVPIPCAVLAVVIIVTLIIAIISLSVGQYNCPGKYVRENISPMMTPMSLDLPVSSCPDSWIGYQGKCYIFSNTTGNWSTSKNACSSHDSTLAQIDSKEDLNFLRRYAGNAKHWIGLRNEVNQAWQWTNGKEFSGWFNLTGSGNCAYLRSTEVRSVKCREDLHWICSKPTKP from the exons ATGCAGACAAGAGAGGAACTTCCTGGACAAGAGACCAGTCCCTTGCACATGGAGAGAGGAATGCAAA gCAAGACCAGGAATTCCATGATGACCACTGAGTCAGAGGGCTCTCTACAAGTCCCTATTCCATGTGCTGTTCTCgctgttgtcattattgttactTTGATCATAGCAATAATTTCCTTGTCAG TGGGCCAATACAACTGTCCTGGAAAATACGTCAGGGAGAATATATCTCCAATGATGACACCAATGTCTTTGGATCTTCCTGTTTCCTCATGCCCAGATTCCTGGATTGGATACCAAGGCAAATGTTACATCTTTTCTAACACTACAGGGAATTGGTCCACCAGCAAAAATGCTTGCTCTTCCCATGATTCCACTCTTGCCCAGATTGACTCTAAGGAAGACTTG AATTTTCTCAGACGATATGCGGGTAATGCTAAGCACTGGATCGGACTAAGAAATGAAGTCAACCAGGCATGGCAATGGACAAATGGCAAAGAATTCAGTGGCTG GTTCAACCTCACAGGATCAGGGAACTGTGCCTACCTGAGAAGTACTGAGGTCCGCAGTGTCAAATGCCGGGAGGATCTACACTGGATCTGTAGCAAACCCACCAAACCCTGA